AAATAAAAGGAAGTTCAGAAAATAGCTGCACTTTGACATTACATGCCAGCAGCCACACCATCCCGTAATCCAAATATAAGAGGCGTCATTTTAGTTTCCATGACATTTGCAATGCCAAATGCCAGAAAAACCATGACTGGTGCGCAGGAGGAAAGTGTGTGCTAATCACAGTCTGAGACAAGCCGTTACATGGTAGCCCGTGGCATTAGTTCTCATATTTGATCATACTGTGTTAAATACTACAGACAGGAACAGGATATCACCCACGCCGAGCAGGGGAGGAAGCTACATCTGCAGACTACACTCCAGAAGCATAACCTACTATAATGACAAAAGAGCACAGCCCACGAAAAAAGATCACCTATATGACTGGGTGTGAGGGCATGTAGATTCACATGCAGTCTGtctcgctgtgtgttttttatgttcCACTTGTACAGTAAAGGagtgggtggagggtggagggtggagggagggtaAAGGTCAGAGAGGCAGGCTGGTGGCCAGAAGGCTGCGCGTCCACATCCCAGGAACCAGCTGGGGAAGTCTGGGCAGGGAAACTATGAATATAAATGTTAAGTTGTTTTATGAATATCCCATGGAAACCTGATTTCTCTCACATGTTGTGCACGACTTTGTTTACATCCGGAACATTTCCTTCGCCCAGAATTTCTTTCAACTGAATGATTTTCTTATATGAACTTTCAAattgttgcatttatatttttgttcggTATAAATGTTTGACACTCTCACACTGTCCGTTATCCCTAACCCAGGGTTAACACACTTAACCCTAGGTTGTCTTAGcctcttttcacttttcacacacacttcattaaCCCTGTGTTTATTTTAACCCCCTGGGGAAGTTAACCTTGATTTGCTCCTTGACAAGGCCCTGACTCCCCCAGCTCCTCCAGTAGAGCTTCTCTTTGGGCCACCTGGCAGCTGCCAGGTATGAAGCAGTGTCACTTGGGGCATGAAGGACGGGCAttgctgagaaaaaaaaaaaaaaaagtcaaatcacCAGTAACAGTTACAATAAAAAGGCCTCAGCAGCAATCCCCCGCCATCCTCCCAGTCAGAGCGAGAGCCCAGAGTGACTGGTTTGGTCGGGCAGAAAGCGGAGGTCTTCAAGTCTGCggcctccacccccaccccccccccccttctcctcctcactccatctccacctccacctctctcgTTCTTCATTTGCATTATTGAAAAGAGGAGCGGGGAGAGACGCTGGCGTCACAACACGCCGCTCCAAGAGCCAGATGGGGTGTGGGACGTCGTGAAATGAGAGGCGCGGGGAAGTTCCCCCACTGAGCAGCTGCCAGGTTCAGAAAGTGggggaaatgtttttttgcgCACATCACAGTCAAACCCGGGCCCCGGTCTGATGTTGAATCATCTTAGTGGTCCGCTTTATGAATCAGTAGAGAGTGGCATTCAGAGAGAAGCTCCTTCAAGTTATTTTAGAAACCGTACATGACGTATTTTAGACTGGAGACAGTgaggggagaaaggaaagatTGCAGCAAAGGAGAGGGATGAAATGTGTGATTTGAACTATATTGCAGTTCATGGTATGAGTATCTGATCACAGTATTGACCAAACTGCAGAGGGTTTGCACATCCAACAATGAACACAAACATGTGAAACAGTAAAATCAAACCACTTCAGCTCATAGTTTTAAGttaatttaatgtattttattattaatccAGTTGCTAAAGGAAATACtacaatgataaaaacaagGTACCAGTTACATCGCATTTCCCTTGTATGCATTCTGTGCtgcaacccccccaccccaccccccctcggCCCGGCTTCACACATTCTTATACCAATGAAGCATCAACATCATCCATTCGGTATTCTCCCAAACATTCACGTGAAACAGTACATGGAACAGATATTTtgcaaaaaacacataacaagTTGATGATTTTTAGCCGCTGATTTTAAAACGAAATAATTAAGATTCGTATGTGATTTgaagaacacagaaaaaaaccaaaTCAGTTTTCAGTATCTGGTTCTGTGATGTCAGGGCAAAATAATACATCTTTGTACTGTCATGTTCCTAACCATGTCACTATATACCTTTAATGAAGAGAAAAACAGTAATGGATGCACCGTGTGCGCAGGTTGACCCTGCAGCTTTACAAGGTTAAATCAAACAATCCCGCAGTTAAGATACATAAAGGATCCTGCTCTCCAACGTGGAGATAAACATCAGAGCTATTGTGATGGAAAGGCTGTTTGCTTTTCCATCAGAACATGACAATCCATTGAGGAGAAACTGTTGTCGTTATGGGCGGGTGGAGGGAGGCGACGTCTGTTCAAACATGTAGGATCAAGTCAGCTAACGGGCAATGTCGTCAATAAACGCTTCAAAATTAATGCATAGAGAGCAACACGTGTCTTCTcacatgtttttgtgtgaaacATCCATAATTGTAGCAGTGAAAACTAAGGGGCGAGTGGATGAAACAGACAATATAAGGTTGTGTATTTTGTCTAAATGTGCTCAATACGTTTTATTTGTCAAAATTTGGATTAGTGTTTTTAGTCAGTAACTTTTTTTAGACAGGATTCTGGAGCACATATTCAGCTGTGTGGACATTTTAAGGCCAGAAATAAAGTTTAGAATGAATTCTAAATCCTAATAGTGGGACTATAATGCACTTTTGAattgacaaaataaataaaaaaaacaatataatatcACTAAGCTGATGTTAAATGTGGACTAAGTGGATAATTTCTGAGGCTCCCTGCTCAGTAACTGCAGCCTTTACAGGAACTGAACAGAGCATCGATTTGCAATTTAAAACAGTACCGCAGAACATTTTACAACACATCTGTTGGCATAGCTTAATGCCAAGTGTGTAATAATGAAATAGCATGAATTGTTCCATTGTGTTTGCTGGTTAACTCTTAGTGCTGGGAAACTGTTTTTCCATATACTTAAGCCAACACTCCCAGTAATCCATCTCTTTCCATCACTTTAAAGACATGGAAGGaaacacacaataacaacaatcaagaggaaattaaagaaaaaagctATTGTTGGTCAGTATAACCTGATGGTTAACTGGTTAATGCATGTATGATCATGCCACAATGCTggaaatgtagttttacataTGTTTTACTGTGTGGAGAAACAAGGTTTTACACACATATGAGATATACATACTGTAGACTGCAATGCTCCAAGTGGACCACAGCTCACTCACCAATATCCCATGAATTTCACAGACATCTCTCATTGTCACAGTAACCGTTAATTGGCTGCATAAGCCACATATGGTGGTTTAAGTAAAAATATTCAACTATATGGAGTTGATGGGCAGTTTGCAGAGTTTGTAGTATGGGCCTCATGTGTTAGCCAATTTGACAGGCACTCAAAAATCCTGTGACTGCTGATCAGAAAAAGTCCCTTGGGGGCATCTTGGTGTGATAGCCAAGTCCAATACCTTCAAAAATGCAGAATCCCTTTCTGTACCTttgttaaagaaaataaaaacccaaGGACAagaacggtaaaaaaaaaaaaccctcaacagatacacacaaatagacaaaaAAGCACCACAGAAAACGTGGTCTCAGTTCCCAGTTTGGTGCGACTTCTCTCAGCCCTACACCTTCTGCGCGAGCGGCTGCGCCGAGCGCCGGCCCGCCTTCATGCGGCTGCGCGCGTACACCCGCAGGAAGAGCGCCAGGAACACCACTCCGACGCCGAAGCCGCCCACCATGGTGACGGCGTGGCCGTAcaggaagcaggagagcaggatGGCGATGGCCTGCCGCAGGGTCATGATGATGGTGAAGACGGCGGCGCCGAACTGGTTGATGGTGTAGAAGATGAAGAGCTGGCCGCACGCCGAGCAGACCGACAGCAGCACGGCGTGGAAGGCGAACTCCGAGTGGCGCGTCATGAAGGCCAGCGAGTCGAAGAAGGCGCCCTGCTCCAGCAGCGAGCCCACGGTGAACAGGCAGGAGAACAGGTTGACGCCGAACATCATCTGCACCGACGACATCTTGTACTTGAACAGGTTGTCCTGCCAGTTGGAGGTGAAGCTGTCGAAGACGATGTAGCCGACGAGGATGACGACGCCGCTGAAGGTGGTGACGGTGGACGGGTGCTTGCTGGCCGTGCTGGACAGCAGGAACATGCTGACGCCCACCGAGATCAGGACGGCGGTGAAGTACTCCCAGTACTCGTAGCTCTTGCGCGAGACGATCTTGCCCATGAGCATGACGGGGATGACCTTGGAGGCCTTGGCCAGGACCTGCGTGGGGAAGCTGATGTACTTGAGGGCCTCGTACTGGCACCAGCTGCTCATGATGTTGGAGAGCGAGGCGAACGAGTACTTGTACATGGGCGCGCCGTGGCGAGGCTGCTTGAACAGCACGCACCACAGGCCCGACACGGTCAGCGCCAGGATGCGGTTCATGAACACCAGGAACTGGGAGTCCTTGAACTTCTCACCTTCCTCCTCGGGAGTCGAGGCTCCGTAGGAACGCGTCATCACCCTCTCCTGCAGGACACCCCATGTCAGGTAGGACGCCTaagaatgaaaaaatacaggccttaaagtccccatgaaatgaactcccattacttttacttcctagaaaacagagtatctttcatggtgacctcatgctgcactagcgggtgtaaatataaattccaatttttccatttttgaacagtcccgcccctccacccctcccaaataaaactgcctttctgtccctgactgatattccattggtttagacttttgaatgatccctctcactgcattatgtcccacctcaacatcctgtttcaacaggaaatacatcaaatcaaggaagtaaagatgccatttcataaGAGTAAACTGCATGTTTTTGCACATTCTATGGTGAAAATCTGGTAGAAATTCTGTTTAAAACCCTGACATTAAAGTGCATTTATTCccatctttgtgtttttgtagagACTGATAGTTGCATCTTCAGCTTTCACTTTGGTACTTTATGTAGAGCTTGATGTCACAGGTGGGACAGTTACCACCCTGCTCCAGTTAACCG
This genomic stretch from Centroberyx gerrardi isolate f3 chromosome 18, fCenGer3.hap1.cur.20231027, whole genome shotgun sequence harbors:
- the slc35b2 gene encoding adenosine 3'-phospho 5'-phosphosulfate transporter 1, producing the protein MPSFSWRVWPALVLLLFPSAVAADEESSLLEGWRDVWFLRFLVNVLGYSTIIIPGYLLISYFKRVNYLETGHGVCYPIIKTCVFGSEAKSGLLDDVSIAPRNEGDSGSPVRQAVKLVFCAAGLQASYLTWGVLQERVMTRSYGASTPEEEGEKFKDSQFLVFMNRILALTVSGLWCVLFKQPRHGAPMYKYSFASLSNIMSSWCQYEALKYISFPTQVLAKASKVIPVMLMGKIVSRKSYEYWEYFTAVLISVGVSMFLLSSTASKHPSTVTTFSGVVILVGYIVFDSFTSNWQDNLFKYKMSSVQMMFGVNLFSCLFTVGSLLEQGAFFDSLAFMTRHSEFAFHAVLLSVCSACGQLFIFYTINQFGAAVFTIIMTLRQAIAILLSCFLYGHAVTMVGGFGVGVVFLALFLRVYARSRMKAGRRSAQPLAQKV